The Actinomadura sp. WMMB 499 genome includes a window with the following:
- a CDS encoding phosphotransferase yields the protein MRGVARLVRRYHEAVRPFGVPDGPWGEGSCLDGEPEIVGHCDVTPENVVFRGGEPVALIDFELARPTRRLYDVVTALRHWGPIADPADRDAVWYGVDVGRRLRVFCDAYGLARGERNEVLPAALVRFERSYEVMRERARRGGSWARVWQGGAGLRIRRAQDWLERHWDELDACLC from the coding sequence TTGCGGGGGGTCGCGCGGCTGGTGCGGCGGTACCACGAGGCGGTGCGGCCGTTCGGGGTGCCGGACGGGCCGTGGGGCGAGGGGTCGTGTCTCGACGGGGAGCCGGAGATCGTCGGGCACTGCGATGTGACGCCGGAGAACGTGGTGTTCCGGGGCGGGGAGCCGGTCGCGTTGATCGACTTCGAGTTGGCGCGGCCCACGCGGCGGTTGTACGACGTGGTGACGGCGCTCCGGCATTGGGGGCCGATCGCCGATCCGGCCGATCGGGACGCGGTGTGGTACGGCGTCGACGTGGGGCGGAGGCTTCGGGTGTTCTGCGATGCGTACGGGCTCGCGCGGGGGGAGCGGAACGAGGTGCTGCCGGCGGCGCTCGTGCGGTTCGAGCGGTCGTACGAGGTGATGCGGGAGAGGGCCCGGCGGGGCGGGAGCTGGGCAAGGGTCTGGCAGGGTGGGGCCGGGCTTCGCATACGGCGGGCTCAGGACTGGCTGGAGCGGCACTGGGATGAGCTCGATGCGTGTCTCTGCTGA